From the Stigmatella erecta genome, one window contains:
- a CDS encoding ParB/Srx family N-terminal domain-containing protein, producing the protein MDAENRVDGEDGKPEMPEEPSSVPPPQEGASAHPEEPGQGASPEGGAEPSPDTAASGESAPGEAEASHGGEPQGTPEEATAGEPSAQAEPASAQEAASPEPLAELRPPPSLDRMVLASLPLEQVEEDATFRIRPPGEISALATDIARLGQLFPVDVRAVGQDRYQIICGFRRVAALRFLKRDRVQARVHEALSDEDALLIALAAAIHANPVDLEELEAKREALESTGRLSAAARDMLEKALESDDSLAPESVEEEVDADELAADAAQRLGTLNQDLSLLADVFLSLDEARRAELLMQLRYSAELVEYLENL; encoded by the coding sequence ATGGACGCCGAGAACAGGGTCGACGGAGAGGACGGGAAGCCGGAGATGCCAGAGGAGCCGTCTTCGGTCCCTCCGCCGCAGGAGGGAGCATCCGCTCACCCCGAGGAGCCGGGGCAGGGCGCTTCGCCCGAAGGTGGGGCGGAGCCGTCCCCGGACACGGCCGCCTCCGGCGAGTCCGCCCCGGGGGAGGCGGAGGCTTCGCATGGCGGGGAGCCGCAAGGCACGCCGGAGGAGGCTACCGCCGGGGAGCCGTCCGCGCAGGCCGAGCCCGCAAGCGCCCAGGAGGCGGCCTCGCCGGAGCCGCTGGCCGAGCTGCGGCCGCCGCCCTCGCTGGACCGGATGGTGCTGGCCTCGCTGCCGCTGGAGCAGGTGGAGGAGGACGCCACCTTCCGCATCCGTCCGCCCGGGGAAATTTCCGCGCTGGCCACGGACATCGCCCGGCTGGGGCAGCTGTTCCCGGTGGACGTGCGCGCCGTGGGGCAGGACCGCTACCAGATCATCTGCGGCTTCCGGCGCGTGGCGGCCCTGCGCTTCCTCAAGCGGGACCGGGTCCAGGCGCGGGTCCACGAGGCGCTGTCGGACGAGGATGCGCTGCTCATCGCCCTGGCGGCGGCCATTCACGCCAACCCCGTGGACCTCGAGGAGCTGGAGGCCAAGCGCGAGGCGCTGGAGTCCACGGGGCGCCTGAGCGCCGCGGCGCGGGACATGCTGGAGAAGGCGCTGGAGTCCGATGACTCGCTGGCGCCGGAGTCGGTGGAGGAGGAGGTGGACGCGGACGAGCTGGCCGCGGACGCCGCCCAGCGGCTGGGCACCCTCAACCAGGACCTGTCCCTGCTCGCCGACGTGTTCCTGTCGCTGGACGAGGCGCGCCGGGCGGAGCTGCTGATGCAATTGCGGTACTCGGCCGAGCTGGTGGAGTACCTGGAGAACCTGTGA
- the bacN gene encoding bactofilin BacN produces the protein MAQGETGIIGKGIVIKGSLTGGGDLVIEGRVEGQIALKNHLTIEGTGKVQADIRAEELTINGEASGNIDASTRVSINTSAKVAGDIKAPRIVIEDGAVFNGSIEMEVKLPDDI, from the coding sequence ATGGCACAGGGCGAAACGGGCATCATCGGCAAGGGCATCGTCATCAAGGGCAGCCTCACCGGCGGCGGCGATCTCGTCATCGAGGGGCGGGTGGAGGGGCAGATCGCCCTGAAGAACCACCTGACCATCGAGGGAACCGGCAAGGTTCAGGCGGACATCCGCGCCGAGGAGCTGACCATCAACGGCGAGGCGAGCGGCAACATCGACGCCTCGACGCGGGTGTCCATCAACACCTCGGCGAAGGTGGCCGGCGACATCAAGGCGCCGCGCATCGTCATCGAGGATGGGGCGGTGTTCAATGGCTCCATCGAGATGGAAGTGAAGCTGCCGGACGACATCTAG
- a CDS encoding bactofilin family protein translates to MATAKELTGASGDNTVVGPSILISGRLTGDEDLTVRGRVEGELTLSKTLIVETTGVVKANVAVRNAIISGVVVGNINATESVELTREGRMVGDIRSPRVIIVDGASFRGRVDMGEVEPGRVPASRPAVTRPTTRAVATVPARPAVPARTAAPTPPSRPVPPPPPAKPASKPLPPPPPAAAAAARTEVSAPVPPVVGAGAKKKVVVKKKAR, encoded by the coding sequence GTGGCGACGGCGAAGGAGCTGACCGGCGCGTCCGGGGACAACACGGTGGTGGGGCCCTCCATCCTCATCAGCGGCAGGCTCACCGGCGATGAGGACCTCACCGTCCGGGGACGGGTCGAGGGCGAGCTGACGCTCAGCAAGACCCTCATCGTGGAGACCACGGGCGTGGTGAAGGCCAACGTGGCGGTGCGCAACGCCATCATCAGCGGCGTGGTGGTGGGCAACATCAACGCCACCGAGAGCGTGGAGCTCACCCGCGAGGGCCGCATGGTGGGCGACATCCGCTCCCCGCGCGTCATCATCGTGGACGGCGCCAGCTTCCGCGGCCGGGTGGACATGGGCGAGGTGGAGCCGGGCCGCGTGCCCGCCTCCCGTCCGGCGGTGACCCGCCCCACCACGCGCGCGGTGGCCACGGTGCCCGCCCGCCCGGCGGTGCCCGCGCGCACGGCGGCCCCCACGCCCCCGTCGCGTCCCGTGCCCCCGCCGCCCCCGGCGAAGCCCGCATCCAAGCCGCTGCCGCCGCCGCCGCCTGCCGCCGCGGCCGCGGCGCGCACCGAGGTGTCCGCGCCCGTGCCTCCCGTGGTGGGAGCGGGTGCGAAGAAAAAGGTCGTGGTGAAGAAGAAGGCCCGCTAG
- a CDS encoding bactofilin family protein yields MANTVIGSSIVIDGEISGDEDLVIQGTVKGKISLKESLYVEGSGVVEADIETQNVEIAGRVTGNIVASDKVELKTDCRVVGDIKAPRILIADGASFKGNVDMDQKER; encoded by the coding sequence ATGGCGAATACGGTCATTGGCTCGAGCATCGTCATCGACGGGGAGATCTCCGGCGACGAAGACCTGGTCATCCAGGGCACGGTGAAGGGGAAGATCTCCCTCAAGGAGAGCCTCTACGTGGAGGGCAGCGGCGTCGTCGAGGCGGACATCGAGACGCAGAACGTGGAGATCGCCGGCCGGGTGACGGGCAACATCGTCGCCAGCGACAAGGTCGAGCTGAAGACGGACTGCCGCGTGGTGGGCGACATCAAGGCCCCCCGCATCCTCATTGCCGACGGGGCCTCGTTCAAGGGCAACGTCGACATGGACCAGAAGGAGCGGTGA
- a CDS encoding tetratricopeptide repeat protein — MRPFRLHRAVPLWVLVGLSVSASAAPGRRPSVDREAMREAINAREGEERYASPASYAHFLQSRRLHHAGAHEAAVDELRLALATDEGNPYLLTRLGEEYARLGELAKAERELRRAVERSPQYYPAHVLLGRILLEGKRYTRARMHLRRAVGLRPREPEAYWALAQAYLETREPDEAVKVVEALATALPGEASGYRRLGLALAERGDRSRAERLLVRATERDPGDGEAWVALARLYEAAGRLSNAEEAFARSLEQDADNREVLLSAGRVALKQGSATRARAYFDRLLSLSDDPELTVRVAFAFLASRETAAAAEVLDTARRSTPLEPRISYYAGLVHERRRRYAEAAAAYGEVPETSELFEEVRIRRAGCLSRVGAHAQALAIYLQALKDGPEDAALWVQYARAVERGGAPAQAEALLKEALGRTPSAEVYEALAATRQRQGRPAEGVAVLREALAQRPRDEALLYALGGAYEQQGQVEGALAQMRAVLRINPDNASALNFLGYLLVLHGQDVQEAERLVLRALALRPDTGAFLDSLGWVYFRRKEYQRAVETLERATQLEPEEPVILEHLGEAYRAASRPADAAEAWRRALEVLTLDPEAAELPAQRQGLERKLKMLSTEPPGR; from the coding sequence GTGCGCCCCTTTCGCCTCCACCGAGCCGTGCCGCTGTGGGTCCTGGTGGGCCTGTCCGTGTCCGCGTCCGCGGCGCCCGGGCGGCGCCCGTCCGTGGACCGGGAGGCGATGCGCGAGGCCATCAACGCCCGGGAGGGGGAGGAGCGGTATGCCTCCCCGGCTAGCTACGCGCACTTCCTCCAGTCCCGGCGCTTGCACCACGCCGGGGCGCACGAGGCCGCGGTGGATGAGCTGCGGCTGGCGCTGGCCACGGACGAGGGCAACCCCTACCTCCTCACCCGGCTGGGCGAGGAGTACGCGCGGCTGGGGGAGCTGGCCAAGGCCGAGCGCGAGCTGCGCCGCGCCGTGGAGCGCTCGCCCCAGTACTACCCGGCCCACGTGCTGCTGGGGCGCATCCTCCTGGAGGGCAAGCGCTACACGCGGGCGCGGATGCACCTGCGCCGCGCGGTGGGGCTGCGGCCCCGGGAGCCCGAGGCTTACTGGGCGCTGGCCCAGGCCTACCTGGAGACGCGTGAGCCGGACGAGGCGGTGAAGGTGGTGGAGGCGCTGGCCACGGCGCTGCCCGGGGAGGCCTCGGGCTACCGCCGCCTGGGGCTCGCCCTGGCCGAGCGGGGGGATCGCTCCCGGGCCGAGCGCCTGCTGGTGCGCGCCACCGAGAGAGACCCGGGCGATGGGGAGGCCTGGGTGGCGCTGGCCCGGCTGTACGAGGCTGCGGGGCGGCTCTCGAATGCCGAGGAGGCGTTCGCCCGCTCCCTCGAACAGGATGCGGACAACCGGGAGGTGCTGCTCTCTGCGGGCCGGGTGGCCCTCAAGCAGGGCTCGGCCACCCGGGCGCGGGCGTACTTCGACCGGTTGCTGTCCCTGTCGGACGATCCGGAGCTGACGGTGCGGGTGGCGTTCGCCTTCCTCGCCTCGCGCGAGACGGCCGCCGCGGCGGAGGTGCTGGACACGGCCCGCCGGAGCACCCCCCTGGAGCCGCGCATCTCCTATTACGCGGGGCTCGTCCACGAGCGCCGCCGCCGCTACGCCGAGGCCGCGGCGGCCTATGGCGAGGTGCCGGAGACTTCCGAGCTCTTCGAGGAGGTGCGCATCCGCCGCGCGGGGTGCCTCTCCCGGGTGGGGGCGCATGCCCAGGCGCTGGCGATCTACCTGCAGGCCTTGAAGGACGGCCCGGAGGACGCGGCCCTGTGGGTGCAGTATGCCCGGGCGGTGGAGCGGGGCGGGGCGCCCGCGCAGGCCGAGGCCCTGCTGAAGGAGGCCCTGGGGCGCACCCCTTCCGCCGAGGTGTACGAGGCGCTCGCCGCCACCCGGCAGCGCCAGGGGCGCCCGGCCGAGGGGGTGGCGGTGCTGCGCGAGGCGCTCGCCCAGCGCCCCCGGGACGAGGCGCTCCTGTACGCGCTCGGGGGGGCCTATGAGCAGCAGGGCCAGGTGGAGGGGGCGCTCGCGCAGATGCGGGCCGTGCTGCGCATCAACCCGGACAATGCCTCGGCGCTGAACTTCCTGGGCTACCTGCTGGTGCTGCATGGGCAGGACGTCCAGGAGGCGGAGCGGCTGGTGCTGCGCGCCCTGGCGCTGCGCCCGGACACGGGGGCCTTCCTCGACTCGCTCGGGTGGGTCTACTTCCGGCGCAAGGAGTACCAGCGCGCGGTGGAGACCCTGGAGCGCGCCACCCAGCTGGAGCCCGAGGAGCCCGTCATCCTCGAGCACCTGGGGGAGGCGTACCGGGCGGCCTCCCGGCCCGCGGACGCGGCGGAGGCCTGGCGCCGGGCCCTGGAGGTGCTGACGCTGGACCCCGAGGCCGCCGAGCTGCCAGCGCAGCGGCAGGGGCTGGAGCGGAAGCTGAAGATGCTGTCCACGGAGCCGCCGGGCCGCTAA
- a CDS encoding rhomboid family intramembrane serine protease: MARKPRILDAPSPAPASAPEPPPRRWTPVCTAVIALSVVMFFLDGFLLRRGLIPGGEWLERVGKPLALYGPLVQHGQPWRVITYAFEHGGPIHLLFNMSAAFTLGPSLERAIGPWRFLGLSLVTCVGSAAFALLFDFEQPTVGASGMILGWLGALLPISPGYTRRQLGMWLLQIALISLIPGVSWAGHLGGVLFGLPCGLALKMGKAVYARALPLLLFIAAVVAVFAAYPERRGGF; this comes from the coding sequence ATGGCGCGCAAGCCCCGCATCCTGGATGCCCCCAGCCCCGCTCCCGCCTCGGCCCCCGAGCCCCCGCCCCGGCGGTGGACGCCGGTGTGCACGGCCGTCATTGCCCTCTCGGTGGTGATGTTCTTCCTGGATGGGTTCCTGCTGCGCCGGGGGCTGATTCCCGGCGGCGAGTGGCTGGAGCGGGTGGGCAAGCCGCTCGCCCTCTATGGCCCCCTGGTCCAGCACGGCCAGCCCTGGCGCGTCATCACCTACGCCTTCGAGCACGGCGGCCCCATCCACCTGCTCTTCAACATGTCGGCGGCCTTCACGCTCGGCCCCAGCCTGGAGCGGGCCATTGGCCCGTGGCGCTTCCTGGGGCTGTCGCTCGTGACGTGTGTGGGCTCGGCCGCCTTCGCGCTGCTGTTCGACTTCGAGCAGCCCACCGTGGGCGCCTCGGGCATGATCCTGGGCTGGCTGGGCGCGCTGCTGCCCATCTCCCCGGGCTACACGCGGCGGCAGCTGGGCATGTGGCTGCTGCAGATTGCCCTCATCAGCCTCATTCCGGGGGTGAGCTGGGCGGGGCACCTGGGCGGCGTCCTGTTCGGCCTGCCCTGCGGCCTGGCGCTGAAGATGGGCAAGGCCGTCTACGCGCGCGCCCTGCCCCTGCTGCTCTTCATCGCCGCCGTGGTGGCCGTGTTCGCGGCCTACCCGGAGCGGCGCGGAGGTTTCTGA
- a CDS encoding alpha/beta hydrolase encodes MARHDEGFFSAKDQLRLLWTLDVPEDAPRAHVLLVHGYGDHMQRYRFVTDALVASGFAVHGFDYRGHGRAEGRRGHCGRWPEYLDDLSLAWERVGKAAGTQKRFLLGHSHGGLMVAHFLEQGAGGVAGAVLSAPYFKLALAAPVAKRAGAHVGNWVAPALRIKSGLKPEDLSRDPEVVRMTREDPLYIDTVTPRWFVESSKAQTEALAQASRVTAPIFIFCGSNDGVAAPAGARGFFEAVGSADKKFKEYPGMLHEPLNELGREEVFRDISGWISAHL; translated from the coding sequence ATGGCACGTCACGACGAGGGCTTCTTCAGCGCGAAGGACCAGCTCCGGTTGCTCTGGACGCTGGATGTCCCGGAGGACGCCCCCCGCGCGCACGTGCTGCTGGTGCACGGCTACGGCGACCACATGCAGCGCTACCGCTTCGTCACGGACGCGCTGGTGGCCAGCGGCTTCGCCGTGCACGGCTTCGACTACCGCGGCCATGGCCGCGCCGAGGGGCGCCGGGGCCACTGTGGGCGGTGGCCGGAGTACCTGGACGACCTGTCCCTGGCCTGGGAGCGGGTGGGCAAGGCGGCGGGGACGCAGAAGCGCTTCCTGCTCGGCCACAGCCACGGCGGGCTGATGGTGGCCCACTTCCTGGAGCAGGGCGCCGGGGGCGTGGCGGGCGCGGTGCTGTCAGCCCCCTACTTCAAGCTGGCGCTGGCGGCCCCCGTGGCCAAGCGGGCCGGGGCCCACGTGGGCAACTGGGTGGCACCGGCGCTGCGCATCAAGAGCGGGCTCAAGCCGGAGGACCTCAGCCGGGACCCGGAGGTGGTGCGCATGACGCGCGAGGACCCCCTCTACATCGACACCGTCACCCCGCGCTGGTTCGTCGAGTCCAGCAAGGCCCAGACCGAGGCCCTGGCCCAGGCAAGTCGCGTGACAGCACCCATTTTCATCTTCTGCGGATCCAACGATGGCGTGGCGGCGCCGGCGGGGGCCCGGGGCTTCTTCGAGGCGGTGGGCTCGGCCGACAAGAAGTTCAAGGAGTATCCCGGCATGTTGCACGAGCCGCTCAACGAGCTGGGGCGCGAAGAGGTGTTCCGGGATATCTCCGGCTGGATCTCCGCCCATCTCTGA
- a CDS encoding ATP-binding protein, with product MAPEQRGRVLVVGGRTARESLLARLSESGFECASAEDVEGVPQAATSLQPEVILLATAAKQAAETLEGIRSIAQLRHVPVLADVSRSRSTEALKKLAVDGFIRGSEEMVPRVEAAVRAGRLRESEERTRLRMGMLLEITQAATSSLEMEEILHIAVEKVGRVTGSDRCSVVLVEGSHARTGTVVATQENPSLVHLEIEIVRYPELRRALETRQAVLIEKAENDPLMADVRPSILPLGVNSILVQPLICQDDLLGALFLRHSRPDSTFGPDEQQFAQAVAGVLANAIRNSRLHTAVKRKREDLELAYVERYRELTDANRRLKELNRLKDEIIAVCSHDLRAPLQVLLGHGRLLLESPINAEQKQSTEAMIRQGRKILGLVESLLEKGKGEAARLSIEPRRLDMALLCKESTHELNILASQRGVTLRAEAPESLMLIGDEVKLHEVLQNLITNAIHHAKDSGKVTVRALRLTRPDGDAVKITVQDDGSGIPPDELHLVFDRYRHGPKGTGLGLAICKEFVELHGGEIWAESPPEGGCTFVFTLPMAQEAPRKAQASAKVEPVQPRVLVVEDEAEIAAVLAEVLRSRYRVEVARDGQEGLARARSMRPELVVMDVFLPKLDGLEATVALKSSSDTAHIPVILLSAHQGVAEKVRALNLGAVDYMSKPFNAMELLNRTERALKSVAEREPERAAAAVTLRSGSDPGTNLYDKRGLMAKLEVEVAKVRRYHRPMSVAVLRPERSQTDVPRGAADVLRKRLRPLDAVAHMGSGVFCVMLPECDAESARTVIQRLLPELQASSGLAYQPAVADVSQDSDPVDRILDKLGAPLV from the coding sequence ATGGCGCCAGAGCAGCGCGGCCGTGTTCTGGTGGTGGGGGGCCGCACGGCGAGGGAGTCCCTGCTGGCGCGGCTGTCCGAGAGTGGCTTCGAATGCGCCTCCGCCGAGGATGTGGAGGGCGTGCCGCAGGCGGCCACCAGCCTCCAGCCCGAGGTCATCCTGCTGGCCACGGCGGCCAAGCAGGCCGCGGAGACGCTGGAGGGCATCCGGAGCATCGCCCAGCTGCGGCATGTGCCCGTGCTGGCGGACGTGTCGCGCTCGCGCTCCACCGAGGCGCTGAAGAAGCTGGCGGTGGACGGCTTCATCCGGGGTTCCGAGGAGATGGTGCCCCGGGTGGAGGCGGCGGTGCGCGCCGGGCGCCTGCGCGAGAGCGAGGAGCGCACCCGGCTGCGCATGGGGATGTTGCTGGAAATCACCCAGGCGGCCACCAGCTCGCTGGAGATGGAGGAGATCCTCCACATCGCCGTGGAGAAGGTGGGCCGCGTCACCGGCTCGGACCGCTGCTCGGTGGTGCTGGTGGAGGGCTCGCACGCGCGCACGGGCACGGTGGTGGCCACCCAGGAGAACCCCTCCCTGGTCCACCTGGAGATTGAAATCGTCCGCTACCCGGAGCTGCGCCGGGCCCTGGAGACGCGCCAGGCGGTGCTCATCGAGAAGGCGGAGAACGATCCGCTGATGGCCGACGTGCGCCCCAGCATCCTGCCGCTGGGGGTGAACTCCATCCTGGTGCAGCCGCTCATCTGCCAGGACGACCTGCTGGGGGCGCTCTTCCTGCGCCACTCGCGCCCGGATTCCACCTTCGGCCCGGACGAGCAGCAGTTCGCGCAGGCCGTCGCCGGCGTGCTCGCCAACGCCATCCGCAACTCCCGCCTGCACACCGCCGTCAAGCGCAAGCGCGAGGACCTGGAGCTGGCGTACGTGGAGCGCTACCGCGAGCTGACGGACGCGAACCGCCGCCTCAAGGAGCTCAACCGGCTCAAGGATGAAATCATCGCGGTGTGCAGCCATGACCTGCGCGCCCCGCTCCAGGTGCTCCTGGGCCACGGCCGGCTGCTGCTGGAGAGCCCTATCAACGCCGAGCAGAAGCAGTCCACCGAGGCGATGATCCGCCAGGGCCGCAAGATTCTCGGGCTCGTCGAGTCGCTGCTGGAGAAGGGCAAGGGCGAGGCGGCGCGGCTGTCCATCGAGCCGCGGCGGCTGGACATGGCGCTGCTGTGCAAGGAGAGCACGCACGAGCTGAACATCCTGGCCTCCCAGCGCGGGGTGACGCTGCGCGCCGAGGCGCCCGAGAGCCTGATGCTCATCGGCGACGAGGTGAAGCTGCACGAGGTGCTGCAGAACCTCATCACCAACGCCATCCACCACGCGAAGGACTCGGGGAAGGTGACGGTGCGCGCCCTGCGCCTGACGCGGCCGGACGGGGACGCGGTGAAGATCACCGTGCAGGACGACGGCTCGGGCATTCCCCCGGACGAGCTGCACCTGGTGTTCGACCGGTACCGGCACGGCCCGAAGGGCACGGGACTGGGGCTGGCCATCTGCAAGGAGTTCGTGGAGCTGCACGGCGGGGAGATCTGGGCGGAGAGCCCGCCGGAGGGCGGCTGTACCTTCGTCTTCACGCTGCCCATGGCGCAGGAGGCGCCGCGCAAGGCCCAGGCCTCGGCCAAGGTGGAGCCGGTGCAGCCGCGCGTGCTGGTGGTGGAGGACGAGGCGGAGATCGCCGCGGTGCTCGCCGAGGTGCTGCGCTCGCGCTACCGGGTGGAGGTGGCGCGCGACGGCCAGGAGGGCCTGGCCCGGGCACGCTCCATGCGCCCGGAGCTGGTGGTGATGGACGTGTTCCTGCCCAAGCTGGACGGCCTGGAGGCCACGGTGGCGCTCAAGTCCTCCTCGGACACGGCGCACATCCCCGTCATTCTCCTGTCGGCGCACCAGGGGGTGGCCGAGAAGGTCCGCGCGCTCAACCTGGGCGCCGTGGACTACATGAGCAAGCCCTTCAACGCCATGGAGCTGCTCAACCGCACCGAGCGCGCGCTCAAGTCCGTGGCCGAGCGGGAGCCCGAGCGCGCCGCCGCGGCGGTGACGCTCCGCTCCGGCAGCGATCCGGGCACCAACCTGTACGACAAGCGCGGGCTGATGGCGAAGCTGGAGGTGGAGGTGGCCAAGGTGCGGCGCTACCACCGCCCCATGAGCGTGGCGGTGCTGCGGCCCGAGCGTTCCCAGACGGACGTGCCCCGGGGGGCGGCGGATGTGCTGCGCAAGCGCCTGCGCCCCCTGGATGCGGTGGCCCACATGGGCTCCGGGGTGTTCTGCGTCATGCTGCCCGAGTGTGATGCCGAGTCCGCGCGGACCGTCATCCAGCGGCTGCTGCCCGAGCTGCAGGCGTCCTCCGGGCTCGCCTACCAGCCGGCGGTAGCGGACGTCAGCCAGGACAGCGATCCGGTGGACCGCATCCTGGACAAGCTCGGCGCGCCGCTCGTCTAA
- the pyrE gene encoding orotate phosphoribosyltransferase: MATPLARDHARLLELLTERSFERRRVVLASGKESDFYIDCKRTALMAEGHFLIGRLLLDVILREASLAVGVGGLTLGADPLASAVSLTSYLAGSPIEAFIVRKEPKGHGTGQWIEGLAALGQHAPVAIVEDVVTTGGSTLKAIERAQAEGLNVLGAFALVDRLEGGREAVEAAGHRLFSLYTRKDFIP, encoded by the coding sequence ATGGCGACGCCCCTGGCACGTGACCATGCGCGGTTGTTGGAACTGCTGACCGAGCGCTCCTTCGAGCGGCGCCGCGTGGTGCTCGCCTCTGGCAAGGAGTCGGACTTCTACATCGACTGCAAGCGCACGGCGCTCATGGCCGAGGGCCACTTCCTCATCGGCCGGCTGCTGCTGGATGTCATCCTGCGCGAGGCCTCGCTGGCGGTGGGCGTGGGCGGGCTGACGCTGGGCGCGGACCCCCTCGCCTCGGCGGTAAGCCTCACCAGCTACCTGGCGGGCTCTCCCATCGAGGCCTTCATCGTCCGCAAGGAGCCCAAGGGGCACGGCACGGGCCAGTGGATCGAAGGGCTGGCGGCGCTCGGCCAGCACGCCCCGGTGGCCATCGTCGAGGACGTGGTGACGACGGGGGGCTCCACGCTCAAGGCCATCGAGCGGGCCCAGGCCGAGGGGCTCAACGTGCTGGGCGCCTTCGCGCTGGTGGACCGGCTCGAGGGCGGACGCGAGGCCGTGGAGGCCGCGGGCCACCGGCTCTTCTCGCTCTACACGCGCAAGGACTTCATTCCGTGA
- a CDS encoding TIGR00730 family Rossman fold protein, producing MALKTVCVFCGSRPGARPEFLASATALGQALVRRGLTLVYGGASVGLMGAVADAVLSSGGRAVGVLPVSLQQREIGHTGLQELHLVNSMHERKALMAQRADAFIALPGGFGTFEELFEIVTWGQLGLHQKPMGLLDVAGYYQPLLAMVRRAVDEGFIPEAQALPFAVSPSPEALLDRLQAGPTLQAAEKWLRRTEET from the coding sequence ATGGCGTTGAAGACGGTGTGCGTGTTCTGTGGCTCGCGGCCAGGGGCCCGGCCCGAGTTCCTCGCCTCGGCCACGGCGCTGGGCCAGGCGCTCGTCCGGCGTGGGCTCACGCTCGTCTACGGCGGGGCCAGCGTGGGGTTGATGGGGGCCGTGGCGGACGCGGTGCTCTCCAGCGGGGGCCGGGCGGTGGGGGTGCTCCCGGTCTCCCTCCAGCAGCGGGAGATTGGCCACACCGGCCTGCAGGAGCTGCACCTGGTCAACTCCATGCACGAGCGCAAGGCGCTCATGGCCCAGCGCGCGGATGCCTTCATCGCCCTGCCCGGCGGCTTCGGCACCTTCGAGGAGCTGTTTGAAATTGTCACCTGGGGCCAGCTCGGCCTGCACCAGAAGCCCATGGGCCTGCTGGACGTGGCGGGCTACTACCAGCCGCTCCTGGCCATGGTCCGCCGCGCCGTGGACGAGGGCTTCATCCCGGAAGCCCAGGCCCTGCCCTTCGCCGTGAGCCCCTCCCCGGAGGCGCTGCTGGACCGGCTCCAGGCGGGGCCCACGCTCCAGGCGGCCGAGAAGTGGCTGCGGCGCACCGAGGAGACGTAA